DNA sequence from the Actinomycetes bacterium genome:
CAGCACGATCGGGCTGAGCAGCACGTTCCATGCAGTCACGATTCCGATGATGCGCCACAGGTGGTCGTCTCCGAGGGTCGATTCTCCGAACAACGCCGCCACCACCGCATAGAGCATCACTGCGGCGGCACTTCCGAGCGCCATGAGTCCGGCGTCGATGAAGTGGCTGCGCCTCGCGACCGCATCCGACAGCCGACCCACCCCGTAGCCCGCGACGCCCCAGGCCAGGGCGGTCACGCCGAAGCGTCCGGAAAGGATGAGATCGGCCAGCAGTCCAGCTACGAAGCAGACCACGACACCGCGTTCAGGACCCCACGCTACGGCCGTGGCGATCCCGACGGCCAGCAGCAACTCGGGGTGAACCGAGAAGACCCTCAGTTCGTCGAACAGGCCCACCTGCAGCACCAGCGCCACGAACAACACCAGCGCGGTGCGGGCGACCATGCGGATTTCCTCGGTCACGGCGCAACCCTCACGCGGGTGGCACCCACTTCAGCACCTGGACGACGTCGATCTGGCTCAGCTTGGCGGCCAGCTCCACATCGAGAATCAGGCTCCCCGCCGCCTGGTCGGGCTGCACCTCGGTGACGGTGCCGATCGGCACGTCCGGCGGCATGATGGCGCGCAGAAGGCCGCTGGTGAGCACTACGTCGCCTTCCTCGACCGGGTCGGTCAGCTCGATGCCCTTGTAGACGATGAACGGCCGGCCTTCGCCGGACCCGTGGCCGATGCCCAGGTCCTGGGTGTCGGCGATGCGCACCCCCAGCTCGAAACTCGGGTCGGTGATCAGCTGCACGATCGAGCGGTTCGAGGACACGCGCTCGACCCGGCCGAGCAGCCCCCCACCGGTCATCACCGGCATGCCCACCTCGATGCCCGAGTTGGCTCCCTTGTCGAGCTCGATTCGGTGGTCGGTGAAGTTGTTGCGGGGGCCCGTTGCCACGCGGGCGATCTCGCTCGGGATGTCACCGATGGAGCCGATGTTGAGCTCCGCTCGAAGCTTCTCCAGCTGTTCGGTCGCGTTGCGGTCGCGGATCTCCTCTCCGGCGACATCGTCGAGCTGGGCGCGTAGCTCCTCGTTCTCCGCCTCCAGTTCCTCGTAGCCGCTGATGCCCTTCCAGGCGTTGCGGAGCGGTGTGGTCACCCAGCGCACGGCGCCGGACAGAGGTGACACCACGTCCGAGGTGGCGTTGCGCACGGGGTCGAAGAAGTTCCCCCCGAGAGCGTCGACGGTCACGAGCGTGACTGCCAGCAACGTGATGATCAGCAACACGCGCCGGGAGCGGCGTTTGGGGCCGGTTTGCGTCGGCCTGACGGGACGCAGGGTTCCTACTCTCGTTCAGAGGTGGGAAGCAGGCCCTCGAGTGCGTCGAACTCCTCGAGGATCTGGCCCGATCCCAGTGCCACCGCATCGAGCGGACGCGGGGCGATCAGGATCGGCATGCCCGTTTCCGCTGCGAGCCGCTCCGGCAGACCCTTGAGCAGGGCGCCGCCACCAGCGAGCATGATTCCGCGTTCCATGATGTCGGCCGCGAGCTCCGGCGGAGTGCGGTCGAGGGTGACCTTCACGGCATCGATCACTGAGGTGACCGGCTCGGCTATCGCCTCGCGGATCTCGTGGGTCGAGGTCACTACCGTCTTGGGCAACCCGGTCACGAGGTCGCGACCGCGCACCTCGGCCTGGAGTTCCTGTTCGAGCTCGCATGCGGAGCCGAGCTCCACCTTCACCATCTCGGCGGTCCGCTCGCCCAACGCGAGGCTGAACTCCTTCTTGATGAACTGGATGATCGCCTCGTCGAGCTCGTCGCCACCCACCCTCACCGACTGCGAGGTGACGCCCCCGCCGAGGGAGATCACTGCAACCTCGGTGGTACCGCCGCCGATGTCGACGATCATCGATCCGGTGGGGTCCTGAACGGGAAGGCCGGATCCGATCGCGGCAG
Encoded proteins:
- the mreD gene encoding rod shape-determining protein MreD; translated protein: MTEEIRMVARTALVLFVALVLQVGLFDELRVFSVHPELLLAVGIATAVAWGPERGVVVCFVAGLLADLILSGRFGVTALAWGVAGYGVGRLSDAVARRSHFIDAGLMALGSAAAVMLYAVVAALFGESTLGDDHLWRIIGIVTAWNVLLSPIVLPVARWAGREPELRPVR
- a CDS encoding rod shape-determining protein MreC — translated: MLLIITLLAVTLVTVDALGGNFFDPVRNATSDVVSPLSGAVRWVTTPLRNAWKGISGYEELEAENEELRAQLDDVAGEEIRDRNATEQLEKLRAELNIGSIGDIPSEIARVATGPRNNFTDHRIELDKGANSGIEVGMPVMTGGGLLGRVERVSSNRSIVQLITDPSFELGVRIADTQDLGIGHGSGEGRPFIVYKGIELTDPVEEGDVVLTSGLLRAIMPPDVPIGTVTEVQPDQAAGSLILDVELAAKLSQIDVVQVLKWVPPA
- a CDS encoding rod shape-determining protein translates to MPRINSNLLGRDMAVDLGTANTLVYVRGEGIVLSEPSVVAVRTTDGRALAVGADAKRMIGRTPSHIEAVRPLKDGVISDFEICETMLRYFIQQVHQSRFSKPRMVICVPSGVTGVEKRAVQDAAEYAGARKPVRIIEEPMAAAIGSGLPVQDPTGSMIVDIGGGTTEVAVISLGGGVTSQSVRVGGDELDEAIIQFIKKEFSLALGERTAEMVKVELGSACELEQELQAEVRGRDLVTGLPKTVVTSTHEIREAIAEPVTSVIDAVKVTLDRTPPELAADIMERGIMLAGGGALLKGLPERLAAETGMPILIAPRPLDAVALGSGQILEEFDALEGLLPTSERE